One stretch of Candidatus Baltobacteraceae bacterium DNA includes these proteins:
- a CDS encoding Maf family protein, whose product MIKPRVITTLVLASISPRRRELLASLGVKVDVVPSSYNEMNMPELPPIELARTHARGKLQGVLGQPLDALVVAADTVVDLDGTALGKPKDAHEAAEMLGALSGRRHVVHTAFAVTFENDVIERTASTEVRFAPLSQQEIAEYVATGDSMDKAGAYGIQGRGAALVERIDGDFYTVMGFPLGLFVRTLRDHGVILGGTR is encoded by the coding sequence ATGATTAAACCACGCGTCATAACGACGCTGGTTTTGGCGAGTATTAGTCCGCGCCGACGCGAACTTCTCGCCTCCCTCGGCGTCAAAGTCGACGTCGTCCCAAGCAGCTATAACGAAATGAATATGCCGGAGTTGCCGCCCATCGAGCTGGCGCGCACCCATGCGCGAGGCAAGCTTCAGGGCGTCCTGGGACAGCCGCTCGATGCGCTCGTCGTAGCCGCCGATACGGTCGTCGATCTCGACGGAACGGCCCTGGGAAAGCCCAAAGACGCGCATGAGGCGGCTGAGATGCTAGGCGCGCTTTCCGGCCGCCGGCATGTGGTGCACACGGCGTTTGCCGTCACGTTTGAAAACGATGTGATTGAACGCACCGCCTCGACGGAGGTCCGTTTTGCGCCACTATCGCAGCAAGAAATAGCCGAGTACGTCGCGACGGGTGACTCGATGGACAAGGCAGGGGCCTACGGAATTCAGGGGCGGGGGGCAGCCCTCGTCGAGCGGATCGACGGTGATTTTTACACCGTGATGGGGTTCCCGCTTGGACTTTTCGTGCGAACGTTGCGCGACCACGGCGTGATCCTCGGGGGTACACGCTAA